The proteins below come from a single Roseiflexus sp. RS-1 genomic window:
- a CDS encoding metal-sulfur cluster assembly factor — translation MSVDRPHDVALEIAVWEALQHVIDPEPGISLLDLGLVQSVAVTDGRAIIELALTTPFCPLVDVMEHMVRAAALDVPGIRDAEVRLVDGPWKPPAAAPWRRWLDETMPP, via the coding sequence ATGAGCGTTGACCGTCCACACGATGTTGCGCTGGAGATCGCAGTATGGGAGGCGCTCCAGCACGTGATCGATCCAGAACCCGGCATCAGCCTGCTCGATCTCGGTCTGGTGCAATCGGTGGCGGTCACGGACGGGCGCGCGATCATCGAACTGGCGCTGACAACGCCGTTCTGCCCGCTTGTTGACGTGATGGAGCATATGGTTCGCGCCGCAGCGCTCGACGTTCCCGGCATCCGGGATGCTGAGGTACGCCTGGTTGATGGACCGTGGAAACCGCCTGCCGCCGCTCCCTGGCGACGCTGGCTCGATGAGACGATGCCACCCTGA